Part of the Catalinimonas alkaloidigena genome is shown below.
TTATGCCTTGGCTTGATCATTATACTCGGGTCTTCAGCTTTATATTCTGCCAACACTACTCTTCCGTCCGGCGCGAGAGAAGATACAATGGCCTGCATGGTTTCGCGGGGGTGGGAAAATTCGTGATAAGCATCTACCATAAGTACAAGGTCAACTTTCTCTTTTGGCAGTGAGGGATCCTTAACACTTCCCAATATGGGGTCAATATTGGATACATGTTGCTCCTGCATTTTGGAACGGATGATGTCCAGCATTTCTTCCTGTATGTCTACAGCCAGTACTTTGCCTCCAGGGACTAAAGGGCTGATTTTGAATGAGAAATATCCAGTACCTGCTCCTATATCGGCTACTACATCATCGTATTGCAGTTCTAACGCCCTAACTAAAAGGTCTGTTCTTTCTTCCTCTTCTCTACTTTCCCTTTCCAGCCACGAAGCTCCCCTATGTCCCATAACCTGAGCTATATCCCTTCCCAAATAGTATTTTCCGGTTCCATCGCTACTACTGGGATCACGATACTGATAAAATTCTTCTACTGCATCAGAAGTGGTATTTCTATGCTTTACCTGGCCACAGGATACATTTGAAATGAGCAATAGCAATAAGCATATACTATCTAACGTAAAATCAGACCTGAACTTCTTCATAATAATTCTACTGTCGGATCCCAAAAAAGTTTTGCAAAATCCTGTACCT
Proteins encoded:
- a CDS encoding class I SAM-dependent methyltransferase, with protein sequence MKKFRSDFTLDSICLLLLLISNVSCGQVKHRNTTSDAVEEFYQYRDPSSSDGTGKYYLGRDIAQVMGHRGASWLERESREEEERTDLLVRALELQYDDVVADIGAGTGYFSFKISPLVPGGKVLAVDIQEEMLDIIRSKMQEQHVSNIDPILGSVKDPSLPKEKVDLVLMVDAYHEFSHPRETMQAIVSSLAPDGRVVLAEYKAEDPSIMIKPRHKMTEDQAVKEMTAVGLYLIENKQLLPKQHLMFFGKQ